In one Corallococcus sp. EGB genomic region, the following are encoded:
- a CDS encoding sulfatase, with protein MPASTRTPPTLARALLLGCRAGLLVFLALYTLCVLLNMQLGYQGNESSVVTEYVWSAWRGVVLWQVARLIGAYCVVGLVLGALLGAGLWAAERSRRAVFWLSGLGCLVVEVFLVAGDMARHPHLYAATLYARSEVTAAVLRGLSGTQPSGWVFAALVLPVSSVLAVVARWLAESPRWRRLAGGVTASAAVVGFTGLGLARNATAPESAGRARPNLLILASDGLRPDHLSGNGYSRPTSPNIDRLMGEGTRFNDTVVQVPRTAPSWTTLLTSQYAGEHPVVHTLVRREAREAKLTTLATALKAQGYRTAVVADYAGDHFARFHYGFDVVSAPDFRFPDLVRQRMLITHVALLPWTALAPGLFKERGEFPELTDPAPLHTRVRYVLDGLPEDAPFAVVVFASSTHFPYAAPWPQEGKYVEPGYRGPWRFGATPRMEVDPSAPAPTPEDIAALGANYDAGVRTFDGLVGNVRAALERRGRWNDTLVVLLSDHGEHLEDEGLGQGHGDHLWGSAGLRIPFVVRLPGQVASGREVTQRARSLDVAPTVLDLLGVPAPESFRGRSLASLARPGPEPKTFPDLPALIETDVWFSDRDGQPYQTVRMPYPWLYEIAMVESDTGEIALKPEWEGPVRRARHRGIYLGRWKLLELPTPDGVRVQLFDTVADPAELRDVAGENPNVVATLRAKLAAELPDASGEVREPVRP; from the coding sequence ATGCCCGCCTCCACCCGTACACCGCCGACACTCGCTCGCGCCCTCCTGCTGGGCTGCCGGGCGGGCCTGCTCGTCTTCCTGGCGCTCTACACGCTCTGTGTCCTGCTGAACATGCAACTGGGTTACCAGGGGAATGAGAGCAGCGTCGTCACGGAGTACGTCTGGAGCGCATGGCGCGGCGTGGTGCTGTGGCAGGTGGCGCGGCTCATTGGCGCGTACTGCGTGGTGGGGCTGGTGCTGGGGGCGCTGTTGGGGGCCGGGCTGTGGGCGGCGGAGCGGAGCCGGCGCGCGGTGTTCTGGCTGAGCGGCCTGGGGTGCCTGGTGGTGGAGGTGTTCCTGGTTGCGGGGGACATGGCGCGCCATCCGCACCTGTACGCGGCGACGCTGTATGCGCGCTCGGAGGTGACGGCGGCGGTGCTGCGGGGGCTGAGCGGGACGCAGCCGTCGGGGTGGGTGTTCGCGGCGCTGGTGCTGCCGGTGTCGAGCGTGCTGGCGGTGGTGGCGCGGTGGCTGGCGGAGTCACCGCGTTGGCGTCGCCTGGCGGGGGGTGTGACGGCCTCGGCGGCGGTGGTGGGCTTCACGGGGCTGGGGCTCGCGCGGAACGCGACGGCGCCGGAGTCGGCCGGGCGAGCGAGACCGAACCTGCTCATCCTGGCGTCGGACGGGCTGCGGCCGGATCATCTGTCGGGCAACGGCTATTCGCGGCCCACGTCGCCGAACATCGACCGGCTGATGGGGGAAGGCACGCGCTTCAACGACACGGTGGTGCAGGTGCCGCGCACGGCGCCGTCGTGGACGACGCTGCTCACGTCGCAGTACGCGGGTGAGCATCCGGTGGTGCACACGCTGGTGAGGCGCGAGGCGCGCGAGGCGAAGCTCACCACGCTGGCGACGGCGCTGAAGGCGCAGGGGTACCGCACGGCGGTGGTGGCGGATTACGCGGGGGACCACTTCGCGCGCTTCCACTACGGCTTCGACGTGGTGTCCGCGCCGGACTTCCGCTTCCCGGACCTGGTGCGGCAGCGGATGCTGATCACGCACGTGGCGCTGTTGCCATGGACCGCGCTGGCGCCGGGGCTGTTCAAGGAACGGGGTGAGTTTCCGGAGCTGACGGACCCTGCCCCGCTGCACACGCGGGTGCGGTATGTGCTGGATGGGCTGCCGGAGGACGCGCCATTCGCGGTGGTGGTGTTCGCGTCGTCCACGCACTTCCCGTACGCCGCGCCGTGGCCGCAGGAAGGGAAGTACGTGGAGCCGGGCTACCGGGGGCCGTGGCGATTTGGGGCGACGCCTCGGATGGAGGTGGATCCGAGCGCGCCCGCGCCCACGCCGGAAGACATCGCGGCGCTGGGGGCGAACTACGACGCGGGGGTGCGCACGTTCGACGGACTGGTGGGGAACGTGCGCGCGGCTCTGGAGCGCCGGGGCCGGTGGAATGACACACTGGTGGTGCTGCTGTCGGACCACGGCGAGCACCTGGAGGACGAGGGATTGGGCCAGGGCCATGGTGACCATCTGTGGGGCAGCGCGGGGCTGCGCATCCCGTTCGTGGTGCGGCTGCCCGGGCAGGTGGCGTCAGGGCGGGAGGTGACGCAGCGGGCGCGGTCGCTGGACGTGGCGCCGACAGTGCTGGACCTCTTGGGCGTGCCTGCGCCGGAGTCATTCCGGGGGCGGTCGCTGGCGTCGCTCGCGCGGCCGGGACCGGAGCCCAAGACATTTCCGGATTTGCCGGCGTTGATTGAGACGGATGTGTGGTTCAGCGACCGGGATGGTCAGCCGTACCAGACGGTGCGCATGCCGTATCCGTGGCTGTATGAGATCGCGATGGTGGAGAGCGACACGGGAGAGATTGCGCTGAAGCCGGAGTGGGAGGGACCGGTGCGGCGGGCTCGGCACCGGGGGATTTATCTGGGCCGGTGGAAGTTGTTGGAGTTGCCCACGCCAGATGGGGTTCGGGTGCAGTTGTTCGACACGGTGGCGGACCCGGCGGAACTGCGGGACGTGGCGGGCGAGAATCCAAACGTCGTGGCCACGTTGAGGGCGAAGCTGGCGGCGGAGTTGCCAGATGCGTCGGGGGAGGTTCGCGAACCCGTACGTCCATGA
- a CDS encoding LVIVD repeat-containing protein has product MLSASRSSWLFFVAWGLLLSAAPGCRDSPQPTPDAGVPEDSGTPDAGPPDSGTLPWDGTYTALEELGDGTGDPGVLSSCAVVPRVGESPAGGCLNPAIFDLSACNTSTLANVPKDGIFHVRLREESALADGGVEGSYYTVTMHLIGDGGSSSFYYSPVTHEERDADSLRLDIQTPTRDGGTVTTVLAGCEAPSNRYFTGCFARCVNGRVVERATADAQRMLWREGEEESAGGLKLVSETYVEQGTPLDIYVAKNHAYVVSANSYLRPGKPGGITVYDVTDRQHPVLKKVISLPNDQLWNSVWTKGDALYVASQDTGIVVFDISNPADPQFVRRVPSSAPLAVHTVLVDGDRLYGMGLWPASNTLVFDVSQPLEPVLLQRLAFPLVGPYDGAHDAFAYQGRLYISHFEGGLKVVDVANPNDMKLLGTYTYPNTTAHHNAVGTFAGRTIVFEGGESHGAHLRVLDASDPAHIVKIGEFRLRPTTSIHNILLVGTRLYVAWYQEGVRVLDVSNPTQPRQVAYYNTHRETDPERTDDVFEGAIGIRVPGDGYVYIIDTSRGLLILNQL; this is encoded by the coding sequence ATGCTGTCCGCCTCCCGCTCGTCCTGGCTGTTCTTCGTCGCCTGGGGCCTGCTGCTCTCCGCCGCTCCAGGCTGCCGCGACTCGCCCCAGCCCACGCCCGATGCAGGTGTCCCCGAAGATTCGGGCACACCCGACGCGGGGCCACCCGACTCCGGGACGCTGCCCTGGGACGGCACCTACACCGCACTGGAGGAACTGGGAGACGGCACGGGTGACCCCGGCGTGCTCTCGTCCTGCGCGGTCGTGCCACGCGTGGGGGAGAGCCCCGCTGGAGGCTGTCTCAACCCGGCCATCTTCGACCTGTCCGCCTGTAACACCTCCACCCTCGCCAACGTCCCGAAGGACGGCATCTTCCATGTCCGGCTGCGGGAGGAGTCAGCGCTGGCGGACGGCGGAGTGGAGGGCTCGTACTACACCGTGACGATGCACCTCATCGGCGATGGTGGCTCCAGCTCGTTCTATTACTCGCCGGTCACCCACGAGGAGCGCGACGCGGACAGCCTGCGCCTCGACATCCAGACCCCGACCCGGGACGGGGGCACCGTCACCACCGTGCTCGCGGGCTGCGAGGCGCCCAGCAACCGCTACTTCACCGGCTGCTTCGCCCGGTGCGTCAACGGCCGCGTGGTGGAGCGGGCCACCGCCGATGCCCAGCGCATGCTGTGGCGCGAGGGCGAGGAAGAGTCCGCGGGCGGCCTGAAGCTCGTGTCGGAGACGTACGTCGAGCAGGGCACCCCGTTGGACATCTACGTCGCGAAGAACCACGCCTACGTCGTCTCCGCCAACTCCTACCTTCGCCCGGGCAAGCCGGGCGGCATCACCGTCTACGACGTGACCGACCGCCAGCACCCCGTGCTGAAGAAGGTCATCAGCCTCCCCAACGACCAGCTCTGGAACAGCGTGTGGACCAAGGGGGACGCGCTGTACGTCGCCAGCCAGGACACCGGCATCGTGGTCTTCGACATCTCCAACCCGGCGGACCCGCAGTTCGTGCGCCGCGTCCCATCCAGCGCCCCCCTCGCCGTGCACACCGTGCTGGTGGACGGGGACCGGCTCTACGGCATGGGGCTCTGGCCCGCGAGCAACACGCTCGTGTTCGACGTGTCCCAGCCCCTGGAGCCCGTGCTGCTCCAGCGGCTCGCGTTTCCGCTGGTGGGCCCCTACGACGGGGCCCATGACGCCTTCGCCTACCAGGGCAGGCTCTACATCAGCCACTTCGAGGGCGGCCTCAAGGTCGTCGACGTCGCGAACCCGAACGACATGAAGCTGCTGGGGACCTACACGTACCCGAACACCACCGCCCACCACAACGCAGTGGGCACCTTCGCCGGGCGCACCATCGTCTTCGAGGGCGGCGAGAGCCACGGCGCGCACCTGCGCGTGCTGGACGCCAGCGACCCGGCGCACATCGTGAAGATTGGTGAGTTCAGGCTCCGGCCCACGACCTCCATCCACAACATCCTCCTGGTGGGCACGCGCCTGTACGTTGCGTGGTACCAGGAGGGCGTGCGCGTGCTGGACGTGTCCAACCCCACGCAGCCCCGGCAGGTGGCGTACTACAACACGCACCGCGAGACGGACCCGGAGCGCACCGACGACGTCTTCGAGGGCGCCATCGGCATCCGCGTCCCTGGCGACGGCTACGTGTACATCATCGACACCTCACGCGGCCTGCTCATCCTGAACCAGCTCTAA
- a CDS encoding CPBP family intramembrane glutamic endopeptidase has product MDFPSELPSASSPPVSAPSRPRVWTVLLAFVLLLVTFVVASAIMASIAAAIEIAQSGIDPKDNAAIAALVEKLKVLPWLHVVGVMMSSTLALTVSLLGGWLSPTPLRDRLRLRTGAPLPTWAWGAALVGCFTLGQAMESLTVLTGVWDYAASLKGLQATSKGSFATFALLLFFGALVAGTAEEFFFRGYVQTRLVERWGRNAGIAGAATLFGLMHMDPIHSPMALGMGLFLGWLAERTASLRLPIFVHVFNNLTSFLLSRHAPSSAELPASVHVTLLVVCSLAFVGTMTALRRMDVRPPEPAVLAGP; this is encoded by the coding sequence ATGGATTTCCCTTCCGAGCTGCCCTCTGCCTCCAGCCCTCCTGTTTCCGCGCCGTCCCGTCCCCGCGTATGGACGGTGCTGCTCGCATTCGTCCTTCTGCTGGTGACGTTCGTCGTCGCGAGCGCCATCATGGCCAGTATCGCGGCGGCCATTGAGATCGCGCAATCCGGCATCGACCCCAAGGACAACGCGGCCATCGCGGCGCTGGTGGAGAAGCTCAAGGTCCTTCCCTGGCTGCACGTGGTGGGCGTGATGATGTCCAGCACCCTGGCGCTCACGGTCTCACTCCTGGGGGGCTGGCTGTCTCCAACACCCCTGCGAGACCGGCTGCGCCTTCGAACCGGAGCGCCGCTGCCGACGTGGGCCTGGGGTGCCGCGCTGGTGGGCTGCTTCACGCTGGGCCAGGCGATGGAGAGTCTGACCGTGCTCACCGGTGTGTGGGATTACGCGGCGTCGCTGAAGGGGCTGCAGGCCACGAGCAAGGGTTCGTTCGCGACCTTCGCGTTGTTGCTCTTCTTCGGCGCGCTGGTGGCGGGCACGGCGGAGGAGTTCTTCTTCCGGGGTTATGTGCAGACGCGGTTGGTGGAGCGCTGGGGGCGCAATGCCGGCATCGCGGGGGCGGCGACGCTCTTCGGCCTCATGCACATGGACCCCATCCACAGCCCCATGGCCCTGGGGATGGGCCTGTTCCTGGGCTGGCTCGCGGAGCGCACGGCCAGCCTGCGTCTGCCCATCTTCGTCCACGTCTTCAACAACCTGACGTCGTTCCTGCTCTCGCGTCATGCCCCTTCCAGCGCGGAGCTACCCGCCTCCGTACATGTGACGTTGCTGGTGGTGTGCTCGCTGGCGTTCGTGGGAACAATGACGGCGCTGCGGCGGATGGATGTCCGGCCTCCAGAACCCGCTGTGCTCGCCGGGCCCTGA
- the dnaE gene encoding DNA polymerase III subunit alpha, protein MSFTHLHLHTLYSLLDGAIRMKDLIKTVKEKGMSSVAVTDHGNMFGTIDFYKKAKDAGIKPILGLEAYVAGPKGREDRSEKVAHHLILLAKNAEGYANLRYLSSTAYMNGFYYHPRIDKQVLAEHSKGLVGLTACLGGEVTSACFRGDMDHARRVAAEYKGIFEPDSFYLEVQSNGMVEQDKANENLKQLSRDLDIPLVATADAHYIKREDAKAHELLMCIASGKTLADNKRLRHSTDKLYVTSPEEMLGFFADSPEAVHNSMRISEMCNVELKLGKPMLPTFKVPDGHTPDTFMSELAYEGLRQRFKELEGKYPIDREQYQARLTLELGVIQRMGFSGYFLIVQDFINWAKDHNIPVGPGRGSGAGSLVAYALRITDLDPIPYNLLFERFLNPERVSMPDFDIDFCQDRRDEVIKYVGRKYGEMNVGQIITFGSLKAKSVLRDVCRVFGLPFSEGDRIAKLVPEVLNITLKEAIEMEPRLKEMIEKPQNIGEVEGNPVTTKDVLEIALALEGLHRQPGMHAAGVVIADKPLWEFVPVYQPPGEKILITQFAKDEVEAAGLVKFDFLGLKTLTVIQHALDLVNRNHGKDIKRHEIPLDDAAMWKLMADGDTAGVFQMESSGFTEMVMKLKPTCFEDVIAAGALYRPGPLDSGMVDVFINRKHGREKVAYPHPKLEPVLKDTYGVIVYQEQVMQISQVLGGYTLGRADLLRRAMGKKKAEVMQAERAGFLEGCKNNNVDLKVAGEIFDLMEKFAEYGFNKSHSAAYGLVTIHTAWLKAHYPCEFMAALLTSEKDNTDKVVKHIGEAREAGTQVLPPDVNQSDLAFGAVDGKIRFGLGAIKGVGEGAIESILEARKEGPFKSLFDFCERVDGRRVNRKVLEALVKAGAFDFEKRPRAQLFETIERAMNRGSSSQKDRAAGQSSLFGMLAGPESSGGGLKDDYAQVEEWPEKERLAYEKEAIGFYVSGHPLYQYEKELKRYARPITAVQRARRDEKLTVAGIITVLRERPTKTGKRMAWVTIEDLSGSTELVCFPGKDGTRNVMGKDGKWSKQGPKPGYEHWEHLLKSDDPILVTGTVQISQRDENTPTAELIVEDIQSLKAVREKRTKRLELRLPADVVTEERLAKLNELAKKYAGATPVAVSVLFPGEAEAHISGTTLKVQVNDDLLLAVDRLFGQKVVEFG, encoded by the coding sequence ATGTCCTTTACCCACCTTCACCTCCACACCCTCTATTCGCTGCTGGATGGGGCCATCCGGATGAAGGACCTCATCAAGACGGTGAAGGAGAAGGGCATGTCGAGCGTGGCCGTGACGGACCACGGCAACATGTTCGGCACCATCGACTTCTACAAGAAGGCCAAGGACGCCGGCATCAAGCCCATCCTCGGCCTGGAGGCCTACGTCGCCGGGCCCAAGGGGCGCGAGGACCGCTCGGAGAAGGTGGCCCACCACCTCATCCTCCTGGCCAAGAACGCGGAGGGCTACGCGAACCTGCGCTACCTGTCCTCCACCGCGTACATGAACGGGTTCTACTACCACCCGCGCATCGACAAGCAGGTGCTCGCGGAGCACAGCAAGGGCCTCGTCGGCCTCACCGCGTGCCTGGGCGGTGAGGTGACCAGCGCGTGCTTCCGCGGCGACATGGACCACGCCCGCCGCGTGGCCGCCGAGTACAAGGGCATCTTCGAGCCGGACAGCTTCTATCTGGAAGTCCAGTCCAACGGCATGGTCGAGCAGGACAAGGCCAACGAGAACCTCAAGCAGCTCTCGCGCGACCTGGACATCCCGCTCGTCGCCACCGCGGACGCGCACTACATCAAGCGCGAGGACGCCAAGGCGCACGAGCTGCTCATGTGCATCGCCAGCGGCAAGACGCTCGCGGACAACAAGCGCCTGCGCCACTCCACCGACAAGCTCTACGTCACGAGCCCGGAGGAGATGCTCGGCTTCTTCGCGGACTCGCCGGAGGCCGTGCACAACAGCATGCGCATCTCGGAGATGTGCAACGTGGAGCTGAAGCTGGGCAAGCCCATGCTCCCCACGTTCAAGGTGCCGGACGGCCACACCCCGGACACCTTCATGTCGGAGCTGGCCTACGAAGGCCTGCGCCAGCGCTTCAAGGAGCTGGAGGGCAAGTACCCCATCGACCGCGAGCAGTACCAGGCGCGCCTCACGCTGGAGCTGGGCGTCATCCAGCGCATGGGCTTCAGCGGCTACTTCCTCATCGTCCAGGACTTCATCAACTGGGCCAAGGACCACAACATCCCGGTGGGCCCGGGCCGTGGCTCCGGCGCCGGTTCGCTGGTGGCCTACGCGCTGCGCATCACCGACCTGGACCCCATCCCGTACAACCTCCTCTTCGAGCGCTTCCTCAACCCGGAGCGCGTGTCGATGCCGGACTTCGATATCGACTTCTGCCAGGACCGGCGCGACGAGGTCATCAAGTACGTGGGCCGCAAGTACGGCGAGATGAACGTGGGGCAGATCATCACGTTCGGCTCGCTCAAGGCCAAGAGCGTGCTGCGCGACGTGTGCCGCGTCTTCGGCCTGCCCTTCAGCGAAGGCGACCGCATCGCCAAGCTGGTGCCCGAGGTCCTCAACATCACCTTGAAGGAGGCCATCGAGATGGAGCCTCGCCTCAAGGAGATGATCGAAAAGCCCCAGAACATCGGTGAGGTGGAGGGAAACCCCGTCACCACCAAGGACGTGCTCGAAATCGCGCTCGCGCTGGAGGGCCTGCACCGCCAGCCCGGCATGCACGCCGCGGGCGTGGTCATCGCGGACAAGCCGCTCTGGGAGTTCGTGCCCGTCTACCAGCCGCCGGGTGAAAAGATCCTCATCACCCAGTTCGCCAAGGACGAGGTGGAGGCCGCGGGCCTGGTGAAGTTCGACTTCCTTGGCTTGAAGACGCTCACGGTCATCCAGCACGCGCTGGACCTGGTGAACCGCAACCACGGCAAGGACATCAAGCGGCACGAGATTCCGCTGGATGACGCCGCCATGTGGAAGCTGATGGCGGACGGCGACACCGCCGGCGTCTTCCAGATGGAGTCCAGCGGCTTCACCGAAATGGTGATGAAGCTCAAGCCGACCTGCTTCGAAGACGTCATCGCCGCGGGCGCGCTCTACCGCCCGGGTCCGCTGGACTCCGGCATGGTGGACGTCTTCATCAACCGCAAGCACGGCCGGGAGAAGGTGGCCTACCCGCACCCGAAGCTGGAGCCGGTGCTCAAGGACACCTACGGCGTCATCGTCTACCAGGAACAGGTGATGCAGATCTCCCAGGTGCTGGGAGGCTACACCCTGGGCCGCGCCGACCTTCTTCGCCGCGCCATGGGCAAGAAGAAGGCCGAGGTCATGCAGGCCGAGCGCGCCGGCTTCCTCGAGGGCTGCAAGAACAACAACGTGGACCTCAAGGTCGCGGGCGAAATCTTCGACCTGATGGAGAAGTTCGCCGAGTACGGCTTCAACAAGAGCCACTCCGCGGCGTACGGCCTGGTCACCATCCACACGGCGTGGCTCAAGGCCCACTACCCGTGCGAGTTCATGGCGGCCCTTCTCACCAGCGAGAAGGACAACACCGACAAGGTGGTGAAGCACATTGGCGAGGCCCGCGAGGCGGGCACGCAGGTGCTGCCTCCGGACGTCAACCAGTCCGACCTGGCCTTCGGCGCGGTGGACGGGAAGATCCGCTTCGGGTTGGGCGCCATCAAGGGCGTGGGCGAGGGCGCCATCGAGTCCATCCTGGAGGCGCGCAAGGAAGGCCCCTTCAAGAGCCTCTTCGACTTCTGCGAGCGCGTGGACGGCCGCCGCGTCAACCGCAAGGTGCTGGAGGCGCTCGTGAAGGCCGGCGCCTTCGACTTCGAGAAGCGCCCGCGCGCGCAGCTCTTCGAGACGATTGAGCGCGCGATGAACCGCGGCTCCTCCAGCCAGAAGGACCGCGCGGCCGGGCAGAGCTCGCTGTTCGGCATGCTCGCGGGCCCGGAGTCCTCCGGCGGCGGCCTCAAGGACGACTACGCGCAGGTGGAGGAGTGGCCGGAGAAGGAGCGCCTGGCCTACGAGAAGGAGGCCATCGGCTTCTACGTGTCCGGCCACCCGCTGTACCAGTACGAGAAGGAGCTCAAGCGCTACGCGCGCCCCATCACCGCCGTGCAGCGCGCGCGCCGCGACGAGAAGCTCACCGTGGCGGGCATCATCACCGTGCTGCGCGAGCGCCCCACCAAGACGGGCAAGCGCATGGCGTGGGTCACCATTGAGGACTTGTCCGGCTCCACGGAGCTGGTGTGCTTCCCCGGCAAGGACGGCACGCGCAACGTGATGGGCAAGGACGGCAAGTGGTCCAAGCAGGGGCCCAAGCCGGGCTACGAGCACTGGGAGCACCTGCTCAAGTCGGACGACCCCATCCTCGTCACCGGCACCGTGCAGATTTCACAGCGCGACGAGAACACGCCCACCGCGGAGCTCATCGTCGAGGACATCCAGAGCCTCAAGGCCGTGCGTGAGAAGCGCACCAAGCGCCTGGAGCTGCGGCTGCCCGCGGACGTCGTCACGGAGGAGCGGCTGGCGAAGCTCAACGAGCTGGCGAAGAAGTACGCGGGCGCGACGCCGGTGGCGGTGAGCGTGCTGTTCCCCGGCGAGGCGGAAGCGCACATCTCCGGCACCACCCTCAAGGTGCAGGTGAACGACGATTTGCTCCTCGCGGTGGACCGCCTCTTCGGGCAGAAGGTCGTGGAGTTCGGCTGA
- a CDS encoding SDR family NAD(P)-dependent oxidoreductase, with protein sequence MKLISSSAIVTGAGQGIGLGIAARLMRDGANVLLFGRTPEKVEAAAGELNRVMEGHARAVPFAGDVVRAEDVARAIEVATREFGLPGILVNNAGSATLRPLLELPVEEFDQILAINLKGPFLFTQALAKALVAAKQPGSIVNISSLNQTAVTDGLSHYCASKAGLANFSKVAASELGRYGIRVNVVAPGAIRTPLAEGAGLMKGAMGREFLARTPLGKPCGEPEDVAKVVSFLCSDLASWITGDTLAVDGGNHIRGLHSYADTLGLTRPVEG encoded by the coding sequence ATGAAGCTGATATCGAGCAGCGCCATCGTGACGGGAGCGGGGCAGGGCATCGGATTGGGAATCGCCGCGCGTCTCATGCGGGACGGAGCCAACGTCCTCCTCTTCGGGCGGACCCCGGAGAAGGTAGAGGCGGCCGCCGGAGAGCTCAACCGGGTGATGGAGGGACACGCGCGGGCCGTGCCCTTCGCGGGAGACGTGGTTCGCGCGGAGGACGTGGCGCGAGCCATCGAAGTGGCCACGCGTGAGTTCGGCCTCCCGGGCATCCTGGTGAACAACGCCGGGTCGGCCACCCTCCGCCCGCTCCTCGAGTTGCCGGTGGAGGAGTTCGATCAGATCCTGGCCATCAACCTCAAGGGGCCCTTCCTGTTCACCCAGGCACTCGCGAAGGCGCTCGTCGCCGCGAAGCAGCCGGGCTCCATCGTCAACATCTCCTCGTTGAATCAGACGGCCGTGACGGACGGGCTCTCCCACTACTGCGCCTCCAAGGCGGGGCTCGCGAACTTCTCGAAGGTCGCGGCTTCGGAGCTGGGGCGGTATGGCATCCGTGTGAATGTCGTGGCCCCGGGAGCCATCCGCACGCCCCTGGCCGAGGGGGCCGGCCTCATGAAGGGAGCCATGGGGCGGGAGTTCCTCGCCCGCACGCCGCTCGGAAAACCGTGTGGCGAGCCGGAGGACGTGGCGAAGGTGGTGTCGTTCCTCTGCAGCGATCTCGCGTCATGGATCACCGGCGACACGCTCGCCGTCGATGGTGGCAATCACATTCGCGGGCTGCACAGCTACGCGGACACACTGGGCCTCACCCGTCCGGTGGAAGGCTGA
- a CDS encoding NAD(P)-dependent oxidoreductase, giving the protein MSAETTPPRDALPRLGFIGLGTMGSRMCQRLLAADYPLTVFNRTRARADPLLSQGATWASTPKELAARSDVVLSSLSNDAAVRGMYLGHNGVGEGAAPGTLCLDLSTAAPDTARQIAKALRARDVAMLDAPVSGSVPQVESGSLVIFVGGEESALESASPLLSVLGKTTLHMGGNGMGATMKLVVNALLGSSLQTLAEAIVLGERAGLEKSRLLDALGQTAVVAPNHRVKLENVAHEEYPAAFSLQLMHKDFGLIMALAHRLAVAMPATAVADQMCAAEVARHHQEDMSATIELMEELAGTLPTTH; this is encoded by the coding sequence ATGTCAGCAGAGACCACGCCCCCTAGAGATGCGTTGCCGCGACTTGGATTCATCGGACTCGGAACGATGGGCAGCCGGATGTGCCAGCGCCTGCTCGCAGCCGACTATCCGCTCACCGTATTCAACAGGACCCGCGCCCGCGCCGATCCTCTTCTGAGCCAAGGCGCCACCTGGGCCTCCACGCCGAAAGAGCTTGCCGCGCGAAGTGACGTCGTCCTCTCGTCCCTGAGTAACGACGCCGCGGTGCGCGGTATGTATCTCGGGCACAACGGCGTGGGTGAGGGTGCGGCGCCGGGGACGCTCTGCCTGGACCTGAGCACGGCGGCCCCCGACACCGCGCGACAGATAGCGAAGGCGCTGCGGGCACGCGACGTGGCGATGCTGGATGCCCCCGTCTCCGGCAGTGTGCCCCAGGTGGAGTCCGGCTCCCTGGTTATCTTCGTAGGCGGCGAGGAGTCAGCCCTTGAGAGTGCGAGCCCCCTGTTGTCCGTCCTTGGGAAGACCACCCTCCACATGGGGGGCAACGGCATGGGGGCCACCATGAAGCTCGTGGTCAATGCATTGCTCGGCTCGAGCCTTCAGACGCTCGCGGAGGCCATCGTCCTGGGAGAGCGGGCTGGACTCGAAAAGTCACGGCTGCTCGATGCCCTCGGGCAGACGGCGGTGGTGGCGCCCAACCACCGCGTGAAGCTGGAGAACGTTGCGCACGAGGAGTACCCGGCGGCCTTCTCGCTCCAGCTGATGCACAAGGACTTCGGCCTCATCATGGCCCTCGCCCACCGGCTCGCCGTGGCCATGCCCGCCACCGCCGTGGCGGACCAGATGTGCGCCGCCGAGGTAGCGCGTCACCACCAGGAGGACATGTCCGCGACCATCGAGCTGATGGAGGAACTCGCAGGGACACTCCCCACGACGCATTGA